From the Agelaius phoeniceus isolate bAgePho1 chromosome 28, bAgePho1.hap1, whole genome shotgun sequence genome, one window contains:
- the LOC143696085 gene encoding uncharacterized protein LOC143696085 has translation MPLSPLCCSISQPSTAPGCSTALGGSRCPCLWHGGKSHAVLVLPRPEQELSMESREDKCPRQNLVAEAVLSGSTAQEANGEEKARRCRTRRGCKRRWRGREGERASLGREGGRRWSQSSELVLHEQLHDGEKPHTCVECGKSFRWNCHLISHQRIHTGERPYECGECGKSFSQSSNLISHQRIHTGERPYECGECGKSFSQSSNLIRHQRTHTGERPYECGECGKSFSQSSSLISHQRTHTGERPYECSKCGKRFQTRSHLLLHYQSHTEERPFQCPDCGKGFKRNSALVTHRRIHTGERPYECDKCRKRFQTSSTLLLHYQSHTDERPFQCPDCGKGFKYNSHLVRHRRIHTGERPYECPQCGKSFSRSSHLTQHQRRHR, from the coding sequence atgcccctttcccctctgtgctgctccatctcccagcccagcacggcccccggctgcagcacagccctggggggatctcgttgcccttgcctgtggcacggaggcaaatcccatgctgtccttgtccttcctcgcccagagcaggagctgagcatggagagcagggaggacaaatgcccgcggcagaacctggtggcagaggccgttttgagcggctccacggcgcaggaagccaacggggaggaaaaggcccggagatgccgcacgaggaggggctgcaaacgcagatggcggggacgtgagggggaaagagccagcctgggccgggaaggcggccggagatggagccagagctcggagctggtgctccatgagcagctccatgatggggagaagccccacacgtgcgtggagtgtgggaagagcttcaggtggaactgccacctgatcagccaccagaggatccacactggggaacggccctacgagtgtggggagtgtgggaagagcttcagccagagctccaacctgatcagccaccagaggatccacactggggaacggccctacgagtgtggggagtgtgggaagagcttcagccagagctccaacctgatcaggcaccagaggacccacactggggaacggccctacgagtgtggggagtgtgggaagagcttcagccagagctccagcctgatcagccaccagaggacccacactggggagaggccctatgagtgctccaagtgtgggaagaggtttcagaccaggtcccatcttctcctgcactatcagagtcacacagaggagaggcccttccaatgccctgactgtgggaagggattcaagcgtAACTCCgccctcgtcacccaccggcgcatccacacaggggagaggccctacgagtgtgataaatgcaggaagaggtttcagaccagctccactctcctcctgcactatcagagtcacacagatGAGAGGccattccaatgccccgactgtgggaagggattcaagtacAACTCCCACCTcgtcaggcaccggcgcatccacacaggggagaggccctacgagtgtccccagtgtgggaagagcttctccaggagctctcacttgacccaacaccaacggaggcaccggtaa